The window GCAAAACCAATCATCCAACTATCAGCATCAGTCACTGTGTAACCAAACGATTCAAGTCTTGATATAACATCAATTAGAAATGCATCCAATCTTAGAATGACATAATCACCAACTTCCACAATATAACCAGGTGTAAATAGTGTTACATCACTAAATCTGATTTGTGTAGAAGTTGGAATCACATCATCAGCAACAACTTCCAAAGACAATTCCTGTGTTGGAACTGAAAGTTGATAGGAAAGTAAGCTGCTATTGTATAACATTGCTTTGATGTTAGTGATGACTGTTTTATGAATGTCCGTTAAACTCATACATCATCACCCTTTCTTCAATTAACCCCTTGAAATGATTCTTGCAATAGGAACTGCTTTGTGATCAATGTATTTTCTGTTAGCTGCAACAGAATTTCCATCATTCACAAGTGTCCAGTTTGCACCATTTTCAAGTTCGGCATTAGTTGGTGAATTGGTTGCCATGCTTGATTTTGTGAAGCTGATTCCGTAAGGTGCAAATACTTTTCTTTGTCTGCTGTAAAGGTAAGTTTGACCACCATTAGTCTTTTCATCTCTTACCATTGCATAAGGAACTTCTGCACCAATATCTTCATAGTCAAATGCACCGTTACCAAGAACATAAGTTGTATATTTGGTATGTGCTTCATCAGTCATTTCATAGTAAGTTGCAATATCAGCAACATCAGGTGATGTCACTGCTGTATAAGTAGAACCATCAGTTGTGTAATAAGTCTTTGAACTATTAAGTTCAGTATCAGTAGTAAGTGCATAAGTTGCATCAACATCTTCTGTTGGCATACCATCATCAATGATTACTGCTCTACCATTCCAAGTTGCAAGTTCAAGCTGTCTTTCAATTCCATCTGCATCAGTGTAAGTCATGTATGCAAGAAGCTTCAAGTTTTCAAGATTAGTTGCAATAACTGAATGCATGATTGAAATAGTAAACTTGGATTTCTTGTCACCACTTGCTTTCTGAATAGCAGTGTTCAATGTAGCAGCAGAAACAACTTGTTTTGCAGCAGTTGATTCAACACTGATGTCATAAGTATGACCATTTACAAACTTCAAGTTTGCAGTACCAGTCATTGAGAAGATACCTTTCAAGATTGCAAGCAATGTGTCTTGGTCAACTTCATCCCAATATTCAGATACTTGTTTTGCAACATTTGACATGAAGTTTGCACCACCAGTCAAATCTTCTGCAAAGTCAGTTTCAACCCATGCTTTTGCTCTACCAATAACAATAACACCACGTTCATATGTTACTGTGCTTGTTGCAGTAATATCAGTGTTACCATCATAATTCAGTGCATCACCGTCAATTCTTCCATACATTGGAATAGTCGCATAAACAACACCAGTTTGACCACTGAAAGCCTGCTTGATTTGACTGTTTGGTTGTAATGCTCTTGACTTAATAAGTTCATTCTTTTTTAGCTTTGGAACAATATCAACATACTTTCCAAATGCTCTTTCATTAAATGTTTTAGCATCAAATTTTGCCATTTAAAATCATCCTTCCTTTTTAATAAAATTTTAGTTTTTTAAATTTCTGCATCAGGGTTTGCTTCCATGTAAGCAGCAAGTTCTTCATAAGTCATTTTGCTGACATCAACTTTTGTGTCAGGGTCTTCCTTGCCTGTTTCACCTGGTTTTGCACCCTTGATTTGTGTTTTCTTGGTTGAAGTATCAAACAAGAATTTTGTGTCATCCGATTCTGTCAGTTTCTTGATTTGGTCATCCAATCCTTTAATAGTGCCATCATCAAGAAGTTCAATCTTTTCAGGATCAAGTTCAAGAAGTGCTTTGACAGCTTTTTCATTTCTTGCTTTTGCAGTAGTAAGTGCAGTAGAAACAGCAGCATCAATTTTTAACTGCTTAATTTCAGCAGCATGTGCATCATCTTTTGCTTTATTATCAGCTTGAAGTTTTTCAATTTCAGCCTGTAAAGCATCAACATCAACTTTTTTCAAATCTTCCAACTGTTTATCACGATCAGCAATGTCAGTCTTTAACTTGTCACGTTCTGATGTAATAGAATCAACTTCACCTTTTGCTTTTCCAATATCTGCACTGTTTTCATCAAGTATCTTGTCAATGACTTCTTTTTCAAGTCCTAAATCTTCTAAAAATTTTCTTTTCATGGTTTCATCCATCCTTTCAATTTTCGCTTTGTTTTCGTGGGTTGCTTCCACTAATTTCAATGATGTTTGTGTCTTTTATCGACTTCCACCAGGTCAATGTGTTTTAACCCAAACACCAGGAAGATAATTGGATCACCTCACCTTTCACTTTATAATTCTGATTGATGAAGCTTATTTTGTTCAATATTTCATCACCATCCTTTTTCGTGAAAAAGTGCATAAAAAATGACCTTATATAATGCTCATATACGCACTTTTATAAGGTCTTTGATGTAATATACCCCTTGATTTTTCAACATTTCATGACTATCACCCCTAAATAAATTATTCTTAAATACCATCAACAAATTTTGATTTCCAATCAGGATATTTTATATTTGATGGAACATAATATGTTTTTCCTGTTTCATCATCCCTTGCAGCCCGTTCACCCAAATTGAATTCATCATCAAAGTATGGAACAGTTGTTGTTCTGCACCAAGGATGAAAGGGTGGGGCAGTGACACCTGCTTCAAATGTATTCATTTCAAATACATGACCATCTAAACTTTGACAGATTTCTGATGTTCTACTGTCCAAGGTTGCCACGATTTCAAACCGTTCAACATTAAGTTCATTAAATGCATCCTTTTGAGAAACAGAAGAAAAATAAGCTGATTCAGTCATGACCAATCTTCCTGAATTTGATTTGGATGTATTCATCTTTGTAGCAATATTCTTGATTGCTTGGTCAGGTGCTTTTCCCAAGATTGTCATTTGAGTTAATTCAGTGTGAATCTGATTAATCAGTTTAGATTTATTGTTCCATAACCTTGAACTGAAATTCTGTCCATCTGCTGCCCAAGGTTTTGAAATTATTCTTTTCAATTTGTCTTGATCAATAGAAGCAATATTCCATCCAATGTTGAATCCCTTTTGAACTTCATATATTGTATGGTAATATCCTTCTGAATAAATGTTTTTCATCATTACATCAAACTGATCAAGTTGATTTCCAAATAATACTTCAATAGATTGTTGAAGTTGTAATTTCAAAGATTCAAGCCTTGATATATGATACCTTGCAGATGCATTTTCAAGTTGTTTCATCCAAAGTTGATTGATTTCATTAAGTTCACCATATTTGATGTACTCTTTAACATCCCACTTGAATTCAGCAAGTTCTTTCATGGTCAGCCATTTTCTAGCTTCTGTCATGGTGATTTCATTATTAAGTGCAAACCTTTGATACCATGAATTGATTTTACCTTCAATTTCTCTTTGTGCTTTCATGTAGTGGGTTTCAAGTTCATGAAGTAGGGTAGAAGCTTCATCATGTGAAAGCTGTTCAAGAAGTTCAAAACGTTTCTTCCAATATGAACTATTCTTCATCTACATCACCACTTTTATTGTCATTTGGGTTGACTGGATTGAATGCATCCTTATATTCATCCATTTCCTTTTGTTTCTGTTCATCCTTTCTATCAAGTTCAGCTTGTGGATCATCAACCCAAGGATGATTTGCAACAAGTGTTTCATCAGAAAGAACAGACACTGATTTATTAACATTGTCAATGACTTCTGTTTCATTAATCAGGATGTCACGATTGAATATAACTTCAACTTCTTCACCTTCATAATCACCAAGACCTGTATTGAACAAATGAACATTGACGAACCAAAGCAGTTCTTCAAAAGATGCTTGAAATTCAGTTTCCATTTCATTGGCATCCAAATCAATATCAGAATACATTGATTGAATGTTCATCTGATTTGGATTACCTGAAAGCCTGTCATCTTTTGCATCATATCCTTTTGCATTTTCAATGATTGCTTTCTTGAATATCTCAATGATTGCCTTATAGTTATCAGCATTGACTTCAACTTGAAGTGTTTTCAGGTCACCTGCTGCACCATCTACTGTCTTGACCTTAACTGCACCATATGTTGCAAGGTTCTTTCTAAACTGACCAAGATTTTCACCATCATAGTTTACTAGAATCAAGATTGTATTCCTTGCATCTTCTTCCATGTTATTTTGGAAGTTGGAAAGAATAGTGTTCAATCCATCTTGTAATCCTTTGACCTTTCTAATCAATGGGATTTCTTTCGAATTGTACTTCCAAGGTATAAGGGGAATCTTTGACCAATTCCAACCTTGTTCAATCACTTGGTCACCATCTTCATCAATAGTAGTGAAGTAGTTGCTGAAAGGTTCTTCATCAGGAACAAGTTTACTTCCTTCTATGATAAATCTGTAAATTCCATTTTCATCATAGACTTCAACCTTTTCAATGACCTTTTCTTGTTTACCTTCATAGGCAATGACTTCATATATCCTAATGGCATAATCTAAAATGGTGTGTTCTGTATCT is drawn from Tepidibacter hydrothermalis and contains these coding sequences:
- a CDS encoding phage portal protein; the protein is MFEFLTIRSDEDLINNIVNEGAAAKITDEQFIELEIQRFKASKRRKEMIDGEKYHEGNHDILKRKRTIIGENGELTVVENLPNNRIVDNQYGKMVDQKKNYLLGQPIAFKTDNELYGKLLKKIFNKRFQRLIKNVGEDALNTGLGWLMPYYNEHGEFTFRRFKSYEIIPGWADTEHTILDYAIRIYEVIAYEGKQEKVIEKVEVYDENGIYRFIIEGSKLVPDEEPFSNYFTTIDEDGDQVIEQGWNWSKIPLIPWKYNSKEIPLIRKVKGLQDGLNTILSNFQNNMEEDARNTILILVNYDGENLGQFRKNLATYGAVKVKTVDGAAGDLKTLQVEVNADNYKAIIEIFKKAIIENAKGYDAKDDRLSGNPNQMNIQSMYSDIDLDANEMETEFQASFEELLWFVNVHLFNTGLGDYEGEEVEVIFNRDILINETEVIDNVNKSVSVLSDETLVANHPWVDDPQAELDRKDEQKQKEMDEYKDAFNPVNPNDNKSGDVDEE
- a CDS encoding phage scaffolding protein, which codes for MKRKFLEDLGLEKEVIDKILDENSADIGKAKGEVDSITSERDKLKTDIADRDKQLEDLKKVDVDALQAEIEKLQADNKAKDDAHAAEIKQLKIDAAVSTALTTAKARNEKAVKALLELDPEKIELLDDGTIKGLDDQIKKLTESDDTKFLFDTSTKKTQIKGAKPGETGKEDPDTKVDVSKMTYEELAAYMEANPDAEI
- a CDS encoding minor capsid protein; translated protein: MKELAEFKWDVKEYIKYGELNEINQLWMKQLENASARYHISRLESLKLQLQQSIEVLFGNQLDQFDVMMKNIYSEGYYHTIYEVQKGFNIGWNIASIDQDKLKRIISKPWAADGQNFSSRLWNNKSKLINQIHTELTQMTILGKAPDQAIKNIATKMNTSKSNSGRLVMTESAYFSSVSQKDAFNELNVERFEIVATLDSRTSEICQSLDGHVFEMNTFEAGVTAPPFHPWCRTTTVPYFDDEFNLGERAARDDETGKTYYVPSNIKYPDWKSKFVDGI